A genomic segment from Daphnia pulex isolate KAP4 chromosome 5, ASM2113471v1 encodes:
- the LOC124193962 gene encoding ribosome-binding protein 1-like isoform X4 produces MDLASVLIGLTICAVTAVVLYFISVKSFQEKSFEEVLAEQQQFEDSLLKGEKSNKDKEKKPKKHAVKKNKEKEKGKNHGNAPSAAQSVPFEEKLHVEFEPDAEVIPEEPIAVNVEKKKSDKKEKVKPILRNRDQVTTETFDPDVDSINHFMEHPPKDDVELKVKDKEKTNKKAKVAIEEKVVASEAPIVEAAPVKEVAFNVARGNNNPSSASAPVAPQSQQQPGTPKKQRKRNAKTDSLDTADGGEELLLQLGGTEKLLSALRQLPLTSSELQTMIEVLLNRQQEASGTVESEWMERGGRLDPIGALRKQLADKEKALQEELEEKQAYQNKLRTLGTEMTTERTRAAAARKQLEESLARQTAEMQMLSVRLQQTTEQHVAEVNALRVAVQQAQKASQTSEEHLRQLQRLQDEKNQFDARFATAQQMQQEMGARVQQLEDFLMHKEQQLMEQANQMAIIAGKLQESEQARNGQSHEVQREVAQLREALQAAEAQSLHTAHDARVRLEEMERTKELLENRITKVDRDLAMERSLAAQNEERIRQEVSRLCLENQALNLQLTNATQNRQEDDSKWAAVQEQMQVERNQMAAKESEVQKELENLRSEINSLNQQLSNTSQSRQNDDVKLAAIQEQMQVERNQMAAKEAEAQKDLEHLKSEINSLNLQLSSSSQNRQDDDVKLAAIQEQMQVERNQMATKEAETQKELEQLKSEIHSLNQQLSNSSQNRQDDDVKLAAIQEQMQVERNQLAAKESEAQKELEQLRSETQSLTQQLNETKQNEQDRQNKLDVELKSKDEELETQKRKNNELRDKNYKAMDALAAAEKALVELKKSSSSAKNVPSPVEINQAIGAGLQRVFPELSFDASASPAAFTESLSSQMTRSLERLQSEEQSKAQAQVLHYKTVLSQTEELLNRLQSRVEAEETSWKVKLTQIESDLLTVKQEKEFWMDQCQKQEAHQQQQTSEVDVQPLNAQIESLQKEKDHLLQEIEKERQAAAELASQSGSHRDQLQAVESQLAEERKSVQQLRDQLDQAKKDEAATKSAAATTNGNGTKAESPVEEAASHFES; encoded by the exons ATGGATCTTGCCTCAGTGCTGATTGGACTCACCATCTGTGCCGTCACAGCCGTTGTACTCTACTTCATTTCAGTGAAGAGTTTCCAG GAGAAGTCGTTTGAAGAAGTGCTGGCCGAGCAACAGCAGTTTGAGGATAGCTTGCTGAAAGGTGAAAAGTCCAACaaagataaagagaaaaaacccaagaAGCATGCtgtcaaaaagaataaagaaaaggagaaaggaaagaacCATGGAAATGCTCCTTCTGCTGCCCAATCCGTtccctttgaagaaaaactgcATGTGGAATTTGAACCTGACGCTGAAGTCATCCCTGAGGAGCCCATTGCAGTGaatgtggaaaagaaaaagagtgacaaaaaagagaaa GTTAAGCCAATTTTGCGGAATCGTGATCAGGTTACAACCGAAACATTTGATCCAGATGTAGATTCTATAAATCATTTTATGGAACATCCACCCAAAGACGACGTGGAACTCAAagtaaaagataaagaaaagacgaaCAAAAAAGCCAAAGTTGCCATTGAAGAAAAGGTTGTTGCATCCGAAGCGCCGATTGTCGAAGCCGCCCCTGTTAAAGAAGTGGCATTTAACGTCGCACGCGGTAATAACAATCCGAGCAGTGCCTCGGCTCCAGTCGCCCCGCAGTCGCAACAACAACCCGGAACACCCAAGAAGCAACGCAAGAGGAATGCCAAAACTGATTCGCTCGATACGGCTGATGGTGGCGAAGAACTTCTTTTGCAGTTGGGAGGAACCGAAAAACTTCTGTCTGCCCTCCGTCAATTGCCGCTGACATCCTCTGAATTGCAAACTATGATCGAAGTACTTCTCAACCGACAGCAAGAGGCTTCAGGCACCGTTGAATCGGAATGGATGGAGCGTGGCGGCCGCCTGGATCCGATCGGAGCACTTAGGAAGCAGCTAGCCGACAAAGAGAAAGCGTTACAAGAGGAATTGGAAGAGAAGCAAGCGTATCAGAACAAG tTGCGTACACTGGGAACCGAAATGACCACCGAGCGGACACGGGCTGCAGCGGCACGGAAGCAACTCGAAGAATCTTTGGCTAGGCAAACGGCAGAGATGCAGATGTTATCCGTTCGACTCCAACAAACAACTGAGCAACACGTGGCGGAGGTTAATGCTCTACGAGTTGCGGTCCAACAAGCCCAGAAGGCGTCTCAAACGTCGGAAGAACACCTCCGTCAGCTGCAGCGTTTGCAGGACGAAAAGAACCAATTTGACGCTAGATTCGCCACTGCCCAGCAAATGCAACAAGAAATGGGTGCTCGCGTTCAACAGCTGGAGGATTTCTTGATGCACAAGGAACAGCAATTGATGGAACAAGCCAATCAAATGGCAATCATTGCCGGCAAGTTGCAAGAATCGGAACAAGCACGAAATGGACAAAGTCACGAAGTGCAGCGCGAGGTTGCTCAGTTGCGAGAAGCGCTTCAAGCTGCTGAAGCCCAGTCATTGCACACGGCTCATGACGCCCGTGTCCGTCTGGAAGAGATGGAACGGACAAAGGAGCTATTGGAAAATCGCATTACTAAAGTCGATCGCGACCTAGCGATGGAACGAAGCCTGGCCGCCCAAAATGAAGAACGCATCCGACAGGAAGTATCTCGCCTTTGTTTGGAAAATCAGGCTCTTAATCTCCAGTTGACCAACGCGACCCAGAATCGACAGGAAGATGACTCTAAATGGGCGGCTGTCCAGGAACAGATGCAAGTTGAACGTAATCAAATGGCTGCGAAAGAGTCTGAAGTACAGAAAGAGCTGGAAAATTTGCGTAGTGAAATCAACTCTCTCAATCAACAATTGTCAAACACATCCCAAAGCCGACAGAATGATGATGTCAAATTGGCAGCTATTCAGGAGCAGATGCAAGTTGAACGTAACCAAATGGCCGCCAAAGAAGCAGAAGCACAGAAAGATCTGGAACACCTAAAGAGTGAAATTAATTCTCTTAATCTACAGTTATCCAGCTCATCCCAAAACCGACAAGATGATGATGTTAAATTGGCAGCTATTCAGGAGCAGATGCAGGTTGAACGTAACCAAATGGCCACCAAAGAGGCAGAAACGCAGAAAGAATTGGAACAGTTGAAGAGTGAAATACATTCTCTCAATCAGCAATTGTCAAATTCATCCCAAAACCGACAAGACGATGATGTTAAATTGGCAGCTATTCAGGAGCAGATGCAAGTGGAACGTAACCAATTGGCCGCCAAAGAGTCCGAAGCACAGAAAGAATTGGAACAGTTGAGGAGTGAAACTCAGTCCCTCACTCAGCAgctgaatgaaacaaaacagaacgaGCAGGATCGCCAGAATAAACTTGATGTAGAGCTGAAGAGTAAGGACGAAGAATTGGAAACCCAAAAGCGGAAAAACAATGAACTTCGtgacaaaaattacaaagcCATGGATgcccttgctgctgctgaaaagGCTcttgttgaattgaaaaaatccagCAGCAGTGCGAAGAATGTCCCCAGTCCAGTTGAAATTAATCAGGCCATTGGTGCCGGCCTGCAACGAGTCTTTCCCGAGTTGTCCTTTGACGCATCCGCATCACCAGCCGCGTTTACAGAATCTCTCTCCAGTCAAATGACACGATCGCTTGAACGACTCCAGAGTGAGGAACAGTCGAAAGCTCAGGCTCAAGTACTCCATTACAAGACGGTCCTCTCACAGACGGAAGAGTTACTCAACCGACTCCAGAGTCGCGTAGAAGCTGAAGAGACGTCTTGGAAAGTGAAGCTGACTCAAATCGAATCTGATTTGCTGACCGTGAAACAAGAGAAAGAGTTTTGGATGGATCAATGCCAGAAGCAGGAAgcccatcaacaacaacaaacatctGAAGTGGATGTCCAACCACTCAATGCCCAAATTGAATctcttcaaaaagaaaaagatcatcTATTACAA GAGATTGAAAAAGAACgccaagcagcagcagaactGGCATCTCAGTCTGGAAGTCATCGAGACCAATTGCAAGCTGTAGAATCACAGCTGGccgaagagagaaaatcagTTCAGCAGTTGCGGGACCAGCTGGACCAAGCCAAG
- the LOC124193962 gene encoding kinectin-like isoform X1, which translates to MDLASVLIGLTICAVTAVVLYFISVKSFQEKSFEEVLAEQQQFEDSLLKGEKSNKDKEKKPKKHAVKKNKEKEKGKNHGNAPSAAQSVPFEEKLHVEFEPDAEVIPEEPIAVNVEKKKSDKKEKVKPILRNRDQVTTETFDPDVDSINHFMEHPPKDDVELKVKDKEKTNKKAKVAIEEKVVASEAPIVEAAPVKEVAFNVARGNNNPSSASAPVAPQSQQQPGTPKKQRKRNAKTDSLDTADGGEELLLQLGGTEKLLSALRQLPLTSSELQTMIEVLLNRQQEASGTVESEWMERGGRLDPIGALRKQLADKEKALQEELEEKQAYQNKLRTLGTEMTTERTRAAAARKQLEESLARQTAEMQMLSVRLQQTTEQHVAEVNALRVAVQQAQKASQTSEEHLRQLQRLQDEKNQFDARFATAQQMQQEMGARVQQLEDFLMHKEQQLMEQANQMAIIAGKLQESEQARNGQSHEVQREVAQLREALQAAEAQSLHTAHDARVRLEEMERTKELLENRITKVDRDLAMERSLAAQNEERIRQEVSRLCLENQALNLQLTNATQNRQEDDSKWAAVQEQMQVERNQMAAKESEVQKELENLRSEINSLNQQLSNTSQSRQNDDVKLAAIQEQMQVERNQMAAKEAEAQKDLEHLKSEINSLNLQLSSSSQNRQDDDVKLAAIQEQMQVERNQMATKEAETQKELEQLKSEIHSLNQQLSNSSQNRQDDDVKLAAIQEQMQVERNQLAAKESEAQKELEQLRSETQSLTQQLNETKQNEQDRQNKLDVELKSKDEELETQKRKNNELRDKNYKAMDALAAAEKALVELKKSSSSAKNVPSPVEINQAIGAGLQRVFPELSFDASASPAAFTESLSSQMTRSLERLQSEEQSKAQAQVLHYKTVLSQTEELLNRLQSRVEAEETSWKVKLTQIESDLLTVKQEKEFWMDQCQKQEAHQQQQTSEVDVQPLNAQIESLQKEKDHLLQEIEKERQAAAELASQSGSHRDQLQAVESQLAEERKSVQQLRDQLDQAKAQLSATKVGSIGFMVGWAKSSAATVAAATARKNSLNSENVSSEANPPSPQKDEAATKSAAATTNGNGTKAESPVEEPITTVKMGSNGQKSKNRKKKAASHFES; encoded by the exons ATGGATCTTGCCTCAGTGCTGATTGGACTCACCATCTGTGCCGTCACAGCCGTTGTACTCTACTTCATTTCAGTGAAGAGTTTCCAG GAGAAGTCGTTTGAAGAAGTGCTGGCCGAGCAACAGCAGTTTGAGGATAGCTTGCTGAAAGGTGAAAAGTCCAACaaagataaagagaaaaaacccaagaAGCATGCtgtcaaaaagaataaagaaaaggagaaaggaaagaacCATGGAAATGCTCCTTCTGCTGCCCAATCCGTtccctttgaagaaaaactgcATGTGGAATTTGAACCTGACGCTGAAGTCATCCCTGAGGAGCCCATTGCAGTGaatgtggaaaagaaaaagagtgacaaaaaagagaaa GTTAAGCCAATTTTGCGGAATCGTGATCAGGTTACAACCGAAACATTTGATCCAGATGTAGATTCTATAAATCATTTTATGGAACATCCACCCAAAGACGACGTGGAACTCAAagtaaaagataaagaaaagacgaaCAAAAAAGCCAAAGTTGCCATTGAAGAAAAGGTTGTTGCATCCGAAGCGCCGATTGTCGAAGCCGCCCCTGTTAAAGAAGTGGCATTTAACGTCGCACGCGGTAATAACAATCCGAGCAGTGCCTCGGCTCCAGTCGCCCCGCAGTCGCAACAACAACCCGGAACACCCAAGAAGCAACGCAAGAGGAATGCCAAAACTGATTCGCTCGATACGGCTGATGGTGGCGAAGAACTTCTTTTGCAGTTGGGAGGAACCGAAAAACTTCTGTCTGCCCTCCGTCAATTGCCGCTGACATCCTCTGAATTGCAAACTATGATCGAAGTACTTCTCAACCGACAGCAAGAGGCTTCAGGCACCGTTGAATCGGAATGGATGGAGCGTGGCGGCCGCCTGGATCCGATCGGAGCACTTAGGAAGCAGCTAGCCGACAAAGAGAAAGCGTTACAAGAGGAATTGGAAGAGAAGCAAGCGTATCAGAACAAG tTGCGTACACTGGGAACCGAAATGACCACCGAGCGGACACGGGCTGCAGCGGCACGGAAGCAACTCGAAGAATCTTTGGCTAGGCAAACGGCAGAGATGCAGATGTTATCCGTTCGACTCCAACAAACAACTGAGCAACACGTGGCGGAGGTTAATGCTCTACGAGTTGCGGTCCAACAAGCCCAGAAGGCGTCTCAAACGTCGGAAGAACACCTCCGTCAGCTGCAGCGTTTGCAGGACGAAAAGAACCAATTTGACGCTAGATTCGCCACTGCCCAGCAAATGCAACAAGAAATGGGTGCTCGCGTTCAACAGCTGGAGGATTTCTTGATGCACAAGGAACAGCAATTGATGGAACAAGCCAATCAAATGGCAATCATTGCCGGCAAGTTGCAAGAATCGGAACAAGCACGAAATGGACAAAGTCACGAAGTGCAGCGCGAGGTTGCTCAGTTGCGAGAAGCGCTTCAAGCTGCTGAAGCCCAGTCATTGCACACGGCTCATGACGCCCGTGTCCGTCTGGAAGAGATGGAACGGACAAAGGAGCTATTGGAAAATCGCATTACTAAAGTCGATCGCGACCTAGCGATGGAACGAAGCCTGGCCGCCCAAAATGAAGAACGCATCCGACAGGAAGTATCTCGCCTTTGTTTGGAAAATCAGGCTCTTAATCTCCAGTTGACCAACGCGACCCAGAATCGACAGGAAGATGACTCTAAATGGGCGGCTGTCCAGGAACAGATGCAAGTTGAACGTAATCAAATGGCTGCGAAAGAGTCTGAAGTACAGAAAGAGCTGGAAAATTTGCGTAGTGAAATCAACTCTCTCAATCAACAATTGTCAAACACATCCCAAAGCCGACAGAATGATGATGTCAAATTGGCAGCTATTCAGGAGCAGATGCAAGTTGAACGTAACCAAATGGCCGCCAAAGAAGCAGAAGCACAGAAAGATCTGGAACACCTAAAGAGTGAAATTAATTCTCTTAATCTACAGTTATCCAGCTCATCCCAAAACCGACAAGATGATGATGTTAAATTGGCAGCTATTCAGGAGCAGATGCAGGTTGAACGTAACCAAATGGCCACCAAAGAGGCAGAAACGCAGAAAGAATTGGAACAGTTGAAGAGTGAAATACATTCTCTCAATCAGCAATTGTCAAATTCATCCCAAAACCGACAAGACGATGATGTTAAATTGGCAGCTATTCAGGAGCAGATGCAAGTGGAACGTAACCAATTGGCCGCCAAAGAGTCCGAAGCACAGAAAGAATTGGAACAGTTGAGGAGTGAAACTCAGTCCCTCACTCAGCAgctgaatgaaacaaaacagaacgaGCAGGATCGCCAGAATAAACTTGATGTAGAGCTGAAGAGTAAGGACGAAGAATTGGAAACCCAAAAGCGGAAAAACAATGAACTTCGtgacaaaaattacaaagcCATGGATgcccttgctgctgctgaaaagGCTcttgttgaattgaaaaaatccagCAGCAGTGCGAAGAATGTCCCCAGTCCAGTTGAAATTAATCAGGCCATTGGTGCCGGCCTGCAACGAGTCTTTCCCGAGTTGTCCTTTGACGCATCCGCATCACCAGCCGCGTTTACAGAATCTCTCTCCAGTCAAATGACACGATCGCTTGAACGACTCCAGAGTGAGGAACAGTCGAAAGCTCAGGCTCAAGTACTCCATTACAAGACGGTCCTCTCACAGACGGAAGAGTTACTCAACCGACTCCAGAGTCGCGTAGAAGCTGAAGAGACGTCTTGGAAAGTGAAGCTGACTCAAATCGAATCTGATTTGCTGACCGTGAAACAAGAGAAAGAGTTTTGGATGGATCAATGCCAGAAGCAGGAAgcccatcaacaacaacaaacatctGAAGTGGATGTCCAACCACTCAATGCCCAAATTGAATctcttcaaaaagaaaaagatcatcTATTACAA GAGATTGAAAAAGAACgccaagcagcagcagaactGGCATCTCAGTCTGGAAGTCATCGAGACCAATTGCAAGCTGTAGAATCACAGCTGGccgaagagagaaaatcagTTCAGCAGTTGCGGGACCAGCTGGACCAAGCCAAG GCTCAGTTGTCGGCCACAAAGGTAGGTTCCATCGGCTTCATGGTGGGCTGGGCAAAGAGCTCAGCGGCTACAGTGGCCGCAGCCACGGCTAGGAAAAACAGCCTTAACTCAGAGAATGTTTCTTCAGAGGCCAACCCGCCATCGCCACAG
- the LOC124193962 gene encoding kinectin-like isoform X2: MDLASVLIGLTICAVTAVVLYFISVKSFQEKSFEEVLAEQQQFEDSLLKGEKSNKDKEKKPKKHAVKKNKEKEKGKNHGNAPSAAQSVPFEEKLHVEFEPDAEVIPEEPIAVNVEKKKSDKKEKVKPILRNRDQVTTETFDPDVDSINHFMEHPPKDDVELKVKDKEKTNKKAKVAIEEKVVASEAPIVEAAPVKEVAFNVARGNNNPSSASAPVAPQSQQQPGTPKKQRKRNAKTDSLDTADGGEELLLQLGGTEKLLSALRQLPLTSSELQTMIEVLLNRQQEASGTVESEWMERGGRLDPIGALRKQLADKEKALQEELEEKQAYQNKLRTLGTEMTTERTRAAAARKQLEESLARQTAEMQMLSVRLQQTTEQHVAEVNALRVAVQQAQKASQTSEEHLRQLQRLQDEKNQFDARFATAQQMQQEMGARVQQLEDFLMHKEQQLMEQANQMAIIAGKLQESEQARNGQSHEVQREVAQLREALQAAEAQSLHTAHDARVRLEEMERTKELLENRITKVDRDLAMERSLAAQNEERIRQEVSRLCLENQALNLQLTNATQNRQEDDSKWAAVQEQMQVERNQMAAKESEVQKELENLRSEINSLNQQLSNTSQSRQNDDVKLAAIQEQMQVERNQMAAKEAEAQKDLEHLKSEINSLNLQLSSSSQNRQDDDVKLAAIQEQMQVERNQMATKEAETQKELEQLKSEIHSLNQQLSNSSQNRQDDDVKLAAIQEQMQVERNQLAAKESEAQKELEQLRSETQSLTQQLNETKQNEQDRQNKLDVELKSKDEELETQKRKNNELRDKNYKAMDALAAAEKALVELKKSSSSAKNVPSPVEINQAIGAGLQRVFPELSFDASASPAAFTESLSSQMTRSLERLQSEEQSKAQAQVLHYKTVLSQTEELLNRLQSRVEAEETSWKVKLTQIESDLLTVKQEKEFWMDQCQKQEAHQQQQTSEVDVQPLNAQIESLQKEKDHLLQEIEKERQAAAELASQSGSHRDQLQAVESQLAEERKSVQQLRDQLDQAKAQLSATKVGSIGFMVGWAKSSAATVAAATARKNSLNSENVSSEANPPSPQKDEAATKSAAATTNGNGTKAESPVEEAASHFES, from the exons ATGGATCTTGCCTCAGTGCTGATTGGACTCACCATCTGTGCCGTCACAGCCGTTGTACTCTACTTCATTTCAGTGAAGAGTTTCCAG GAGAAGTCGTTTGAAGAAGTGCTGGCCGAGCAACAGCAGTTTGAGGATAGCTTGCTGAAAGGTGAAAAGTCCAACaaagataaagagaaaaaacccaagaAGCATGCtgtcaaaaagaataaagaaaaggagaaaggaaagaacCATGGAAATGCTCCTTCTGCTGCCCAATCCGTtccctttgaagaaaaactgcATGTGGAATTTGAACCTGACGCTGAAGTCATCCCTGAGGAGCCCATTGCAGTGaatgtggaaaagaaaaagagtgacaaaaaagagaaa GTTAAGCCAATTTTGCGGAATCGTGATCAGGTTACAACCGAAACATTTGATCCAGATGTAGATTCTATAAATCATTTTATGGAACATCCACCCAAAGACGACGTGGAACTCAAagtaaaagataaagaaaagacgaaCAAAAAAGCCAAAGTTGCCATTGAAGAAAAGGTTGTTGCATCCGAAGCGCCGATTGTCGAAGCCGCCCCTGTTAAAGAAGTGGCATTTAACGTCGCACGCGGTAATAACAATCCGAGCAGTGCCTCGGCTCCAGTCGCCCCGCAGTCGCAACAACAACCCGGAACACCCAAGAAGCAACGCAAGAGGAATGCCAAAACTGATTCGCTCGATACGGCTGATGGTGGCGAAGAACTTCTTTTGCAGTTGGGAGGAACCGAAAAACTTCTGTCTGCCCTCCGTCAATTGCCGCTGACATCCTCTGAATTGCAAACTATGATCGAAGTACTTCTCAACCGACAGCAAGAGGCTTCAGGCACCGTTGAATCGGAATGGATGGAGCGTGGCGGCCGCCTGGATCCGATCGGAGCACTTAGGAAGCAGCTAGCCGACAAAGAGAAAGCGTTACAAGAGGAATTGGAAGAGAAGCAAGCGTATCAGAACAAG tTGCGTACACTGGGAACCGAAATGACCACCGAGCGGACACGGGCTGCAGCGGCACGGAAGCAACTCGAAGAATCTTTGGCTAGGCAAACGGCAGAGATGCAGATGTTATCCGTTCGACTCCAACAAACAACTGAGCAACACGTGGCGGAGGTTAATGCTCTACGAGTTGCGGTCCAACAAGCCCAGAAGGCGTCTCAAACGTCGGAAGAACACCTCCGTCAGCTGCAGCGTTTGCAGGACGAAAAGAACCAATTTGACGCTAGATTCGCCACTGCCCAGCAAATGCAACAAGAAATGGGTGCTCGCGTTCAACAGCTGGAGGATTTCTTGATGCACAAGGAACAGCAATTGATGGAACAAGCCAATCAAATGGCAATCATTGCCGGCAAGTTGCAAGAATCGGAACAAGCACGAAATGGACAAAGTCACGAAGTGCAGCGCGAGGTTGCTCAGTTGCGAGAAGCGCTTCAAGCTGCTGAAGCCCAGTCATTGCACACGGCTCATGACGCCCGTGTCCGTCTGGAAGAGATGGAACGGACAAAGGAGCTATTGGAAAATCGCATTACTAAAGTCGATCGCGACCTAGCGATGGAACGAAGCCTGGCCGCCCAAAATGAAGAACGCATCCGACAGGAAGTATCTCGCCTTTGTTTGGAAAATCAGGCTCTTAATCTCCAGTTGACCAACGCGACCCAGAATCGACAGGAAGATGACTCTAAATGGGCGGCTGTCCAGGAACAGATGCAAGTTGAACGTAATCAAATGGCTGCGAAAGAGTCTGAAGTACAGAAAGAGCTGGAAAATTTGCGTAGTGAAATCAACTCTCTCAATCAACAATTGTCAAACACATCCCAAAGCCGACAGAATGATGATGTCAAATTGGCAGCTATTCAGGAGCAGATGCAAGTTGAACGTAACCAAATGGCCGCCAAAGAAGCAGAAGCACAGAAAGATCTGGAACACCTAAAGAGTGAAATTAATTCTCTTAATCTACAGTTATCCAGCTCATCCCAAAACCGACAAGATGATGATGTTAAATTGGCAGCTATTCAGGAGCAGATGCAGGTTGAACGTAACCAAATGGCCACCAAAGAGGCAGAAACGCAGAAAGAATTGGAACAGTTGAAGAGTGAAATACATTCTCTCAATCAGCAATTGTCAAATTCATCCCAAAACCGACAAGACGATGATGTTAAATTGGCAGCTATTCAGGAGCAGATGCAAGTGGAACGTAACCAATTGGCCGCCAAAGAGTCCGAAGCACAGAAAGAATTGGAACAGTTGAGGAGTGAAACTCAGTCCCTCACTCAGCAgctgaatgaaacaaaacagaacgaGCAGGATCGCCAGAATAAACTTGATGTAGAGCTGAAGAGTAAGGACGAAGAATTGGAAACCCAAAAGCGGAAAAACAATGAACTTCGtgacaaaaattacaaagcCATGGATgcccttgctgctgctgaaaagGCTcttgttgaattgaaaaaatccagCAGCAGTGCGAAGAATGTCCCCAGTCCAGTTGAAATTAATCAGGCCATTGGTGCCGGCCTGCAACGAGTCTTTCCCGAGTTGTCCTTTGACGCATCCGCATCACCAGCCGCGTTTACAGAATCTCTCTCCAGTCAAATGACACGATCGCTTGAACGACTCCAGAGTGAGGAACAGTCGAAAGCTCAGGCTCAAGTACTCCATTACAAGACGGTCCTCTCACAGACGGAAGAGTTACTCAACCGACTCCAGAGTCGCGTAGAAGCTGAAGAGACGTCTTGGAAAGTGAAGCTGACTCAAATCGAATCTGATTTGCTGACCGTGAAACAAGAGAAAGAGTTTTGGATGGATCAATGCCAGAAGCAGGAAgcccatcaacaacaacaaacatctGAAGTGGATGTCCAACCACTCAATGCCCAAATTGAATctcttcaaaaagaaaaagatcatcTATTACAA GAGATTGAAAAAGAACgccaagcagcagcagaactGGCATCTCAGTCTGGAAGTCATCGAGACCAATTGCAAGCTGTAGAATCACAGCTGGccgaagagagaaaatcagTTCAGCAGTTGCGGGACCAGCTGGACCAAGCCAAG GCTCAGTTGTCGGCCACAAAGGTAGGTTCCATCGGCTTCATGGTGGGCTGGGCAAAGAGCTCAGCGGCTACAGTGGCCGCAGCCACGGCTAGGAAAAACAGCCTTAACTCAGAGAATGTTTCTTCAGAGGCCAACCCGCCATCGCCACAG